A genome region from Rhodanobacter thiooxydans includes the following:
- a CDS encoding phosphoglycerate mutase has translation MSKSERSLQLWLPSLAHVEPAHPLRAWLPRADRLPDGGIGYLGGLGEYFSGVDASVPAAAITREFLAGDADGEVWLAADPAWIQPDMNGVRLLACGRMGLDMDEARVLAEPLRPVFDEAGMQLELSTPDHWHLRLLADTPLPGLAAPEQALGEDLAQHLPQGPEGRRWRVLLNDIQVLLHQHPRNAARQARGQSPVNSLWLWGGGRLPPPATSELAGVVSDDLLLRALAARAGIAQQSRAAEAIAGGGAGWLIDLQDLPPQEIATHWWPALLPLLERQPVVLHFAGGERWLHKPRHRWRLWRGAGR, from the coding sequence TCCGCTGCGTGCATGGTTGCCCCGAGCCGACCGACTGCCGGACGGCGGCATTGGCTACCTCGGCGGCCTGGGCGAATATTTTTCCGGCGTCGACGCGAGCGTGCCGGCCGCGGCGATCACCCGCGAGTTCCTTGCCGGCGATGCGGATGGCGAGGTCTGGCTGGCGGCCGATCCAGCATGGATACAGCCGGACATGAACGGCGTGCGCCTGCTCGCCTGCGGCCGCATGGGTCTGGACATGGATGAAGCACGTGTGCTGGCCGAGCCGCTGCGGCCGGTGTTCGACGAGGCCGGCATGCAGTTGGAGCTTTCCACGCCGGACCACTGGCACCTGCGCCTGCTGGCCGATACCCCGCTGCCCGGCCTCGCCGCGCCCGAGCAGGCGCTGGGCGAAGACCTCGCACAGCACCTGCCGCAAGGTCCGGAAGGACGCCGCTGGCGCGTGCTGCTCAACGACATCCAGGTTCTGTTGCACCAGCATCCGCGGAACGCCGCGCGGCAGGCGCGCGGCCAGTCGCCGGTCAACAGCCTGTGGTTGTGGGGTGGCGGGCGCCTGCCGCCGCCCGCGACCAGCGAGCTGGCGGGCGTGGTCAGCGATGACCTGCTGCTGCGCGCGCTGGCCGCACGTGCCGGCATTGCCCAGCAGTCGCGCGCGGCCGAGGCGATCGCCGGCGGCGGGGCCGGTTGGCTGATCGACCTGCAGGACCTGCCGCCGCAGGAGATTGCCACGCACTGGTGGCCGGCACTGCTGCCGCTGCTTGAACGCCAGCCCGTCGTGCTGCATTTCGCCGGCGGCGAACGCTGGCTGCACAAACCCCGGCACCGCTGGCGCCTCTGGCGCGGGGCCGGGCGTTGA
- a CDS encoding single-stranded-DNA-specific exonuclease RecJ yields MSVLQLRRRESKGAPRGWPDSVHPVLQRIYAARGVLEPGQAEHRLARMLSPQLLGGMAQAVELLVEAIRDDWAILIAGDYDCDGATGTAVAVRGLRLLGARRVDYAIPNRFAHGYGLSPAFVASLQPTPQLIVTVDNGVASVAGVAAAQARGIKVIVTDHHLPGEQLPACDALVNPNVGPEKCGQGSPLFDSRVQDARMKNLAGVGVMFYLLLALRAKLHGQGAFGAAKPDLSPLLDLVALGTVADLVPLDFNNRVLVEAGLQRMRSGRACAGIAALVEVGKRSLATLCSTDLAFTVGPRLNAAGRLEDMRLGVACLLTDDAAQARRHAEQLDAINRERRDLQASMVAEAELMAASLGHTDAVGVALFEPSWHAGVVGLVASKLKERLHRPVIAFAPAGIEECGEGSPPFDSGAQEVRTGNTQLRGSARSIPGFHIRDALAAIDARQPGLIERFGGHAMAAGLSLKADDYPRFAAAFDAIARELIEPERLQAVLYTDGELPPGAATLALARQLREAGPWGQAFPEPLFDNLFDCAGWKLMGERHLRLQLRDPRDGAVHDAVMFNAYHGQPPPPRLRAAYELTINDWQGRESPRLLLRHIEPA; encoded by the coding sequence TTGAGCGTGCTGCAACTGCGCCGGCGCGAGAGCAAGGGCGCGCCGCGTGGCTGGCCGGATTCGGTGCACCCGGTGCTGCAGCGGATCTACGCCGCACGCGGCGTGCTGGAACCCGGCCAGGCCGAGCACCGGCTGGCGCGGATGCTGTCGCCGCAGTTGCTGGGCGGCATGGCGCAGGCGGTCGAGCTGCTGGTCGAGGCGATCCGCGACGACTGGGCCATCCTGATCGCCGGCGACTACGACTGCGACGGCGCCACCGGTACCGCGGTGGCGGTGCGCGGGCTGCGCCTGCTCGGGGCGCGGCGGGTGGATTACGCAATCCCCAATCGCTTTGCGCATGGTTACGGTCTGAGCCCGGCCTTCGTCGCCTCGCTGCAGCCTACGCCGCAGCTGATCGTCACCGTCGACAACGGCGTGGCCAGCGTCGCCGGCGTGGCGGCGGCGCAGGCGCGCGGCATCAAGGTCATCGTCACCGACCACCACCTGCCGGGCGAACAGTTGCCGGCTTGCGACGCGCTCGTGAACCCCAACGTAGGTCCTGAGAAATGCGGGCAGGGAAGCCCGCTTTTTGACTCTCGCGTGCAGGACGCACGCATGAAAAACCTGGCTGGCGTGGGGGTAATGTTCTACCTGTTGCTGGCGCTGCGTGCGAAGTTGCACGGGCAGGGCGCGTTCGGCGCGGCGAAACCCGATCTGTCGCCGCTGCTTGACCTGGTGGCGCTGGGTACGGTGGCCGACCTGGTGCCGCTGGATTTCAACAACCGCGTGCTGGTCGAGGCCGGTCTGCAACGCATGCGCAGCGGCCGTGCCTGCGCCGGCATCGCCGCGCTGGTCGAGGTAGGCAAGCGCAGCCTGGCCACGCTGTGCTCCACCGACCTGGCCTTCACCGTGGGGCCGCGGCTGAACGCGGCGGGGCGCCTGGAAGACATGCGCCTCGGTGTGGCCTGCCTGCTCACCGATGATGCCGCGCAGGCGCGCCGCCATGCCGAACAGCTCGATGCGATCAACCGCGAGCGGCGCGATCTGCAGGCGTCGATGGTGGCCGAGGCCGAGCTGATGGCCGCCAGCCTCGGCCACACGGACGCGGTGGGCGTGGCCCTGTTCGAGCCGTCGTGGCACGCCGGCGTGGTTGGTCTGGTCGCCTCCAAGCTGAAGGAGCGGCTGCACCGCCCGGTGATCGCGTTCGCGCCCGCCGGCATTGAAGAGTGCGGCGAGGGATCGCCGCCTTTTGATTCTGGCGCGCAGGAAGTGCGCACAGGTAACACCCAACTGCGTGGCTCGGCGCGGTCGATCCCCGGGTTCCACATCCGCGACGCACTGGCCGCGATCGACGCGCGCCAGCCTGGCCTGATCGAGCGCTTCGGCGGCCACGCGATGGCCGCGGGGCTGAGCCTGAAGGCCGACGACTACCCGCGCTTCGCCGCCGCCTTCGACGCGATCGCGCGCGAGCTGATCGAGCCCGAACGCCTGCAGGCCGTGCTCTATACTGACGGCGAACTGCCGCCCGGCGCCGCCACGCTGGCGCTGGCCCGGCAATTGCGTGAAGCCGGGCCGTGGGGCCAGGCCTTCCCCGAGCCGCTGTTCGACAACCTGTTCGACTGTGCCGGCTGGAAGCTGATGGGCGAACGTCACCTGCGCCTGCAACTGCGCGATCCGCGCGACGGCGCCGTGCACGATGCGGTGATGTTCAACGCATACCACGGGCAGCCGCCGCCACCCCGGCTGCGCGCGGCCTATGAGTTGACCATCAACGACTGGCAGGGCCGCGAAAGCCCGCGCCTGCTGCTGCGGCACATCGAGCCGGCCTGA
- a CDS encoding STAS/SEC14 domain-containing protein, with protein sequence MIALIEGLPPGTLGFRAHSQVTTEDYEKVIVPDVEAAFALNRKLRMLYVTADDFTGFDPGALWDDAKLGMRHFSGWDRIALVTDVPWLRGTAVAFSFAIPAQFRLFHGAEIEEATRWVTVP encoded by the coding sequence GTGATCGCCCTGATCGAAGGATTGCCACCCGGCACGCTCGGCTTCCGTGCCCACAGTCAGGTGACGACGGAAGATTACGAGAAGGTCATCGTGCCGGATGTCGAAGCGGCGTTCGCGCTCAACCGCAAGCTGCGCATGCTGTATGTCACCGCCGACGATTTCACCGGCTTCGACCCGGGCGCCCTATGGGATGACGCTAAGCTGGGCATGCGCCATTTCAGCGGTTGGGACCGCATCGCGCTGGTCACCGACGTGCCGTGGCTGCGCGGTACGGCGGTCGCCTTCAGCTTCGCCATCCCGGCGCAGTTTCGCCTGTTCCATGGCGCGGAGATCGAGGAAGCCACCCGCTGGGTCACGGTCCCTTGA
- the asnB gene encoding asparagine synthase B: MCSIFGMFDLQPGDDLAALRRQALELSQRQRHRGPDWSGVFVDAGVILVHERLAIVDPASGAQPLRSRDGALALAVNGEIYNHRELASGLGYDFTTGSDCEVINALYREQGSDFVGRLNGIFAFALWDGAAQRYLIARDPIGVCPLYWGHDAQGRLCVASEMKALVGVCADVAPFPPGHVYDSVSGELQRYYDKPWRDYAATRGHDVAAPALRKAFEQAVHRQLMTDVPYGVLLSGGLDSSLVAACAAQFARERVEDDDRSEAWWPRLHSFAIGLEGSPDLAAAQVAADALGTVHHGFVYTFWEGLDALPEVIRHIETYDVTTIRAATPMYLLARRIKAMGVKMVLSGEGSDEIFGGYLYFHKAPSAEAFHEETVRKLDALHSYDCLRANKAMMAWGVEARVPFLDLEFIDVAMGLDAARKMAGNGKIEKHVLREAFDGALPKEILWRQKEQFSDGVGYGWIDGLKAHAEQAVSDREFAAAAARYPFNTPATKEAYFYRRIFERHFPGEACAATVPGGKSIACSSPAALAWDPAFANAADPSGRAVRGVHAQALA; the protein is encoded by the coding sequence ATGTGTTCGATTTTCGGAATGTTCGATCTGCAGCCGGGCGACGACCTGGCGGCGCTGCGCCGGCAGGCGCTGGAGCTGTCGCAGCGCCAGCGCCATCGCGGGCCGGATTGGAGCGGGGTATTCGTCGATGCCGGGGTGATCCTGGTGCACGAGCGGCTGGCCATCGTCGACCCCGCCAGCGGCGCGCAGCCGCTGCGTTCGCGTGACGGCGCGCTGGCGCTGGCGGTGAACGGCGAGATCTACAACCACCGCGAGTTGGCATCCGGACTGGGCTACGACTTCACCACCGGCTCGGACTGCGAGGTGATCAACGCGCTGTACCGCGAGCAGGGCAGCGATTTCGTCGGCCGGCTCAACGGCATCTTCGCGTTTGCGCTGTGGGACGGCGCGGCGCAGCGTTACCTGATTGCGCGCGACCCGATCGGCGTCTGCCCGCTGTACTGGGGGCACGATGCACAGGGCCGCCTGTGCGTGGCGTCGGAGATGAAAGCGCTGGTCGGCGTCTGCGCGGACGTGGCGCCGTTTCCGCCCGGCCATGTGTACGACAGCGTCAGCGGCGAATTGCAGCGTTATTACGACAAGCCTTGGCGCGACTACGCCGCCACGCGCGGCCATGACGTGGCGGCACCGGCCTTGCGCAAGGCGTTCGAGCAGGCGGTGCATCGCCAGCTGATGACCGACGTGCCTTACGGCGTGCTGCTTTCGGGCGGGCTGGATTCCTCGCTGGTCGCTGCCTGCGCCGCGCAGTTCGCGCGCGAACGAGTCGAGGACGACGACCGCAGCGAGGCCTGGTGGCCGCGTCTGCATTCGTTCGCGATCGGACTGGAAGGCTCGCCCGACCTGGCCGCCGCGCAGGTCGCCGCCGATGCGCTGGGCACCGTACACCACGGCTTCGTCTATACCTTCTGGGAGGGGCTCGACGCGCTGCCGGAAGTGATCCGCCACATCGAGACCTACGACGTCACCACCATCCGCGCCGCCACGCCGATGTACCTGCTGGCGCGGCGGATCAAGGCAATGGGGGTGAAGATGGTGCTGTCCGGCGAAGGCAGCGACGAGATCTTCGGCGGCTACCTGTACTTCCACAAGGCGCCCTCGGCGGAGGCCTTCCACGAGGAAACCGTGCGCAAGCTCGACGCGCTGCACAGCTACGACTGCCTGCGCGCGAACAAGGCGATGATGGCCTGGGGCGTGGAGGCGCGGGTGCCGTTCCTCGACCTGGAATTCATCGACGTGGCGATGGGGCTGGATGCCGCGCGCAAGATGGCCGGCAACGGCAAGATCGAGAAGCACGTGTTGCGCGAGGCGTTCGACGGCGCCTTGCCGAAGGAAATCCTGTGGCGACAGAAGGAGCAGTTTAGCGACGGCGTGGGCTATGGCTGGATCGACGGGCTGAAGGCACATGCGGAGCAGGCGGTCAGCGACCGCGAGTTCGCTGCGGCGGCGGCACGCTACCCGTTCAACACGCCGGCGACCAAGGAGGCGTATTTCTACCGGCGCATCTTCGAACGGCATTTCCCCGGCGAAGCCTGCGCGGCCACCGTGCCTGGCGGCAAGTCGATCGCCTGTTCCTCGCCGGCGGCGCTGGCGTGGGACCCGGCGTTCGCCAACGCGGCCGATCCGTCCGGGCGGGCGGTGAGAGGCGTCCACGCCCAGGCGCTGGCGTGA
- the prfB gene encoding peptide chain release factor 2 (programmed frameshift): MIETNPIHAQIADLRGRVESLRGYLDYATKSERLEEVTRELESPTVWDDPANAQELGRERARLHTIVHGIDTLTAGLNDAGDLLEMAIADSDDETAQSVIDDLTKLESQVGKLEFQRMFSGKMDAMNAFVDIQAGAGGTEAQDWAEMLLRMYLRWCEHRGWKVELMEVSGGEVAGIKSATFRVEGDYAYGWLKTEIGVHRLVRKSPFDSDNRRHTSFTSVFVSPEVDDSIEIDINPADLKTDVYRSSGAGGQHVNKTESAVRITHIPTNTVVACQTERSQHANRDRAMKMLAAKLYELEVQKRNAERDALEATKSDIGWGSQIRNYVLDQSRIKDLRTGIERSDTQKVLDGDLDEFIEASLKSGLEAGAKRIDA, translated from the exons ATGATCGAGACCAATCCCATCCATGCGCAGATCGCCGACCTTCGCGGTCGGGTCGAGTCGCTTAGGGGGTATCTT GACTACGCTACGAAAAGCGAACGTCTGGAAGAAGTAACCCGTGAACTGGAAAGCCCCACCGTGTGGGACGACCCGGCCAACGCGCAGGAACTGGGCCGCGAGCGCGCCCGCCTGCACACCATCGTCCACGGCATCGACACGCTGACCGCCGGCCTGAATGACGCCGGTGACTTGCTGGAGATGGCCATCGCCGACAGCGACGACGAGACCGCGCAATCGGTGATCGACGACCTGACCAAGCTGGAATCGCAGGTCGGCAAACTGGAGTTCCAGCGCATGTTCTCCGGCAAGATGGATGCGATGAACGCGTTCGTCGACATCCAGGCCGGTGCCGGCGGCACCGAGGCGCAGGATTGGGCCGAAATGCTGCTGCGCATGTACCTGCGCTGGTGCGAGCACCGCGGCTGGAAGGTCGAGCTGATGGAAGTCAGCGGCGGCGAGGTGGCCGGCATCAAGTCCGCCACGTTCCGCGTCGAGGGCGACTACGCCTATGGCTGGCTGAAGACCGAGATCGGCGTGCACCGGCTGGTGCGCAAGAGTCCGTTCGATTCGGACAACCGCCGCCATACCAGTTTCACCTCGGTGTTCGTCTCGCCGGAAGTGGACGACAGTATCGAGATCGACATCAACCCGGCCGACCTGAAGACCGACGTGTACCGTTCGTCGGGCGCCGGCGGCCAGCACGTCAACAAGACCGAGTCGGCGGTGCGTATCACGCACATTCCCACCAACACGGTGGTGGCGTGCCAGACTGAGCGCAGCCAGCATGCGAACCGCGACCGCGCGATGAAGATGCTGGCCGCCAAGCTGTATGAACTGGAAGTGCAGAAGCGCAACGCCGAGAGGGATGCGCTGGAAGCCACCAAGTCCGACATCGGCTGGGGCAGCCAGATCCGCAACTACGTGCTGGACCAGAGCCGCATCAAGGACCTGCGCACCGGCATCGAGCGTTCCGACACCCAGAAAGTGCTCGACGGCGACCTCGACGAGTTCATCGAGGCGAGCCTGAAATCCGGCCTCGAGGCCGGCGCCAAGCGCATCGACGCGTAA